A window of Sander vitreus isolate 19-12246 chromosome 18, sanVit1, whole genome shotgun sequence contains these coding sequences:
- the adgrf3b gene encoding adhesion G-protein coupled receptor F1, translated as MCFKVFLFLLGAVYINCQIVSAEVYIAELMVESNVTLNALTILGTLKNITDLTVTINASATYSISDSTLVAECLIVGDETQCNCSTGYIWSNQVCYNFNCCRESTCSRNVSSITPLCIAKDNVHINGSVIHPTPLLPSITTQLKNKFGELNGFESLNVTSQSNTVVGFEATVSVKFDTSKLQSIVTDLESTLAAVLWVDTVGMVTIESPNDKVCYESYPVLKCTFEEVSGSAGWNMSTQNQRFELNTGSVVKLDYSCATQEYKSCVAVTLQKVTGLWSGTYECGFTTGSVRHTAKAQLNVALLPDVITLTISPLTADCSEVSNKNYIKVTATIANSTDSFVVWWSLNGEGNNYVQNSTNGNNLVYNFYADVNCQKTTNPQYINVTFKNTVGHCMEHTRSARVDIPVIYSGEPFCSEDELWPKTPAGATVINRTCEAGRVGYKSRTCQGTTWMSVSSYCVSEQLNKVLSSADNFVKGLGATQDVAMAIFSGLKNSSTALLASDYSSSMADIRASVNVLDAMSTGSKNVALQDTLFPDFVNAASNMLNKTWDGANDSVVQTISSTYLQSVEGLVKNIKVNTSNGMNSSNLDLKFCSRSDCNISVFNINVNLNKTNGIMKTVAVKNLMDKLKHNSEMDSTSLLISATLENNNDSSLEIRLQFPQKLLNHKTKPVCVFWNTTDGEWSSVGCTAKTSDGNLTVCECNHLTSFSVLMAKRDISNPILDLITNVGLGVSICSLLIFLIVESLVWSAVVKTNLSHFRHTAIVNIAIFLLLGDCSFLASTSPQTLSETWCLVLTLCKHLFFLAMFSWMLCMSVMLVHQLIFVFSPLRKRVFMFFSSIAGYVCPMLIVGSSYVYCKYTNKPYYDKNTCWLVYGSLLEGSLHAFILPIGTVILTNLFSMVVVILTLLKSSASEGSKADDKETAKSILKVVVFLTPVFGVTWVIGFGMLLLEDYPTMLNIASYSFTILNSFQGLFLLITGVFAEQKVREELFKIIMGKSKGKTESTKNLNSITYTKDK; from the exons ATGTGTTTCAAGGTGTTCTTGTTTCTGTTGGGAGCCGTGTACATCAACTGTCAG ATCGTTTCAGCAG AAGTCTACATTGCTGAGCTGATGGTGGAAAGTAATGTCACACTGAATGCCCTGACCATCCTGGGGACTTTGAAGAACATAACTGACCTCACAGTGACCATTAATGCTTCTGCCACATATAGCATCTCAGACAGTACACTAGTAGCAG AGTGCCTGATTGTTGGAGATGAGACCCAATGCAACTGCAGCACCGGGTACATTTGGAGTAACCAAGTGTGCTACAATTTTAACTGTTGCCGTGAAAGTACTTGCTCCCGAAATGTGTCCAGCATCACACCACTTTGCATTGCCAAAGACAATG TTCACATCAATGGATCAGTCATCCATCCCACCCCATTATTACCTTCCATAACTACACAG cttaAAAACAAATTTGGAGAACTGAATGGCTTTGAGTCCCTGAATGTAACCAGTCAGAG CAACACGGTTGTTGGCTTTGAGGCAACTGTCAGCGTCAAATTTGACACTTCTAAACTTCAAAGCATTGTGACTGACCTGGAATCTACGCTTGCAGCTGTACTTTGGGTCGACACTGTAG GAATGGTCACCATAGAGTCCCCAAATGATAAAGTGTGCTACGAGTCTTACCCAGTACTGAAATGCACATTTGAGGAGGTGTCAGGGAGTGCTGGCTGGAACATGAGCACGCAGAATCAGCGCTTTGAGCTCAACACAGGCAGTGTGGTGAAACTGGACTACAGCTGTGCCACACAGGAATACAAGTCTTGTGTTGCAGTTACACTCCAGAAGGTGACAGGCCTCTGGTCAG GCACATACGAGTGTGGATTCACCACTGGGTCAGTCAGGCACACAGCAAAGGCACAACTGAATGTGGCACTCTTGCCTGATGTGATCACCTTGACAATCAGCCCTCTTACTGCAGACTGTTCAGAAGTGTCAAACAAAAATTATATAAAGGTCACTGCCACCATCGCAAACAGCACAGACAGCTTTGTCGTTTGGTGGAGCCTTAATGGTGAAGGGAATAACTATGTACAAAACTCAA CTAATGGAAATAACCTGGTCTATAATTTTTACGCTGATGTCAATTGCCAGAAAACCACCAACCCACAATATATAAATGTCACTTTTAAGAACACAGTGGGACATTGTATGGAACATACAAGAAGTGCTCGAGTGGATATCCCAGTAATTTATT CGGGTGAACCGTTTTGCAGTGAAGATGAGCTATGGCCAAAAACCCCAGCTGGAGCCACAGTGATTAATCGAACATGTGAAGCTGGCAGGGTTGGCTATAAGTCACGCACTTGTCAAGGCACTACCTGGATGTCGGTGTCCTCCTACTGCGTCAGCGAACAGTTGAACAAAGTTTTAAGTTCTGCAGAC aACTTTGTGAAAGGACTAGGGGCTACCCAGGATGTGGCCATGGCTATATTTTCAGGACTTAAGAACAGCTCTACTGCTCTATTGGCCTCTGATTACAGTAGCTCTATGGCCGACATTAGAGCTTCCGTCAATGTTCTGGATGCGATGTCCACTGGATCAAAAAATGTTGCCTTGCAAGATACTCTCTTTCCT GATTTTGTTAACGCAGCAAGCAATATGTTGAACAAGACCTGGGATGGGGCCAACGATTCTGTTGTTCAGACCATCTCATCGACCTACCTTCAGTCTGTGGAGGGTCTGGTGAAGAATATCAAGGTCAACACGAGCAATGGAATGAACAGTTCTAATTTAGACCTCAAATTCTGCTCTAGGAGTGACTGTAATATTTCTGTGTTTAACATTAACGTGAATCTGAACAAGACCAATGGAATAATGAAAACTGTTGCTGTGAAAAATCTAATGGATAAATTAAAACACAACTCCGAAATGGACTCAACCAGCCTCTTAATATCGGCCACACTTGAGAACAACAATGATTCATCTTTAGAAATTCGACTGCAGTTCCCCCAGAAGCTGCTGAATCACAAAACTAAACCTGTCTGTGTCTTCTGGAACACCACAGACGGGGAATGGTCGAGTGTGGGATGCACTGCCAAAACTAGTGATGGTAACCTCACAGTCTGCGAATGCAACCACCTGACTTCGTTCTCTGTCCTCATGGCCAAGAGAGATATATCTAATCCAATCCTAGATTTGATTACCAATGTGGGCTTGGGTGTGTCCATCTGCTCCTTGCTGATCTTCCTCATCGTTGAGTCTCTAGTGTGGTCGGCTGTGGTCAAGACCAACCTTTCCCATTTCCGTCACACAGCCATAGTGAACATTGCCATATTCCTCTTGCTCGGTGACTGCAGTTTCTTGGCTTCCACCTCTCCTCAGACTCTCAGCGAAACCTGGTGCCTAGTTTTGACATTATGCAAGCACCTGTTTTTCTTGGCCATGTTCAGCTGGATGCTGTGCATGAGTGTCATGCTCGTCCACCAGCTCATCTTCGTCTTCAGCCCGCTGAGGAAAAGAGTCTTCATGTTCTTCTCCAGCATCGCAGGCTATGTTTGCCCAATGTTAATAGTGGGATCCAGCTATGTGTATTGCAAATACACCAACAAGCCCTACTATGATAAGAACACATGCTGGCTAGTTTATGGCAGTCTTTTGGAGGGTTCCTTGCATGCTTTCATCCTACCTATTGGAACTGTTATTTTGACAAACCTCTTTTCCATGGTGGTCGTCATTCTTACGCTCTTGAAGTCCTCGGCCTCTGAGGGCAGCAAGGCAGATGACAAAGAGACAGCCAAAAGCATCCTTAAAGTGGTGGTCTTTCTAACGCCTGTCTTTGGAGTAAC